A genomic segment from Limisphaera ngatamarikiensis encodes:
- a CDS encoding Gfo/Idh/MocA family protein, whose amino-acid sequence MSTRSLVRRPVRVGVVGLGFMGLTHLRAYARIPGVVITAVSDPAKRPVHGVVPGVSGNLSAADAWRLPEGTRFHEEAEALLADPEVDLVDLCVPTPLHVPLSLAALAAGKHVLCEKPLARTVSDARRLVEAVERARTFFMPAMCMRFWPGWDWLVERIRRGTFGRVLAARFRRVSTPPGWSRSTYFRGDVSGGALLDLHIHDTDFVQHCFGSPRAVFARGLSRLSGAVDHVVTQYVFDGDLVVSAEGSWIMAGDYPFQMTYTVNFERATAEFDLARGREALRLYRDGRPAATVPLPETDGYVEELRYFVRCIRRGQPPQRVTAADALRAVEICAAEERSVRTGRVVPLR is encoded by the coding sequence ATGAGCACCCGATCCTTGGTCCGACGTCCCGTGCGGGTGGGTGTGGTGGGTCTGGGTTTCATGGGCCTGACCCATTTGCGTGCCTATGCCCGCATCCCCGGGGTGGTTATTACCGCGGTGAGCGACCCTGCCAAGCGTCCCGTTCACGGGGTGGTGCCGGGAGTGAGTGGCAATTTGAGTGCGGCCGATGCATGGCGCCTTCCCGAGGGCACGCGCTTCCATGAAGAGGCCGAGGCCCTTCTGGCGGATCCGGAAGTGGACCTGGTGGACCTCTGCGTGCCCACGCCGCTTCATGTGCCGTTGTCGCTGGCGGCGCTGGCTGCCGGGAAACATGTACTTTGCGAGAAACCGCTTGCGCGGACGGTGTCGGATGCGCGCCGGCTGGTGGAGGCGGTGGAGAGGGCTCGGACGTTTTTCATGCCGGCCATGTGCATGCGGTTTTGGCCGGGTTGGGACTGGCTGGTCGAGCGGATTCGGCGCGGAACGTTCGGTCGGGTTTTGGCGGCGCGGTTTCGTCGGGTGAGCACGCCACCGGGGTGGAGTCGGAGCACCTATTTTCGCGGGGACGTTTCGGGCGGTGCACTGCTGGATTTGCACATTCATGACACGGACTTTGTGCAGCACTGTTTCGGGTCGCCCCGGGCGGTGTTTGCGCGGGGGCTGAGCCGGCTGAGTGGCGCGGTGGACCATGTGGTGACGCAATACGTTTTTGACGGTGACCTGGTGGTCAGTGCGGAGGGCAGCTGGATCATGGCCGGCGATTACCCGTTTCAGATGACCTACACGGTGAATTTCGAGCGTGCCACGGCCGAGTTTGATCTGGCGCGCGGCCGGGAGGCGTTGCGGTTGTATCGGGACGGGCGCCCCGCGGCCACGGTTCCCCTGCCGGAGACGGACGGGTATGTGGAGGAACTGCGGTATTTTGTGCGCTGCATCCGGCGGGGCCAGCCGCCGCAAAGGGTGACGGCCGCGGATGCGCTCCGGGCGGTGGAGATCTGCGCGGCGGAGGAACGGTCGGTTCGCACCGGCCGTGTGGTTCCGCTGCGGTGA
- a CDS encoding sugar phosphate isomerase/epimerase family protein: MNSIRPLTERLAVCSWSLLPEGPEHLVRLLEQVELFRVQLALDPLHEAPVAWRLTREILAINGVEVVSGMFTTVGEDYSTLESIRRTGGLVPDQHWEENWRRVQTVRDIARRLHIRLVTFHAGFLPEDSADPAYQRLFDRVSRVADCFGEAGIGLAFETGQETAETLAEFLTRLNRPHVGVNFDPANMLLYDKGDPVEAVRVLAPWIRQCHLKDARRTRVPGTWGEEVVLGTGEVDWPAFFRALEEIGFDGPLCIEREAGGQRVEDIRAAREFVERLVRAG; the protein is encoded by the coding sequence ATGAACAGCATCCGACCCCTGACGGAACGGCTCGCCGTTTGCAGTTGGTCGCTCCTTCCGGAGGGACCGGAGCATCTGGTTCGGTTGTTGGAGCAGGTGGAGCTTTTTCGCGTTCAACTGGCCCTGGACCCGTTGCACGAAGCTCCGGTGGCCTGGCGTCTGACGCGGGAGATTCTCGCCATAAACGGTGTCGAGGTGGTCTCGGGCATGTTCACCACCGTGGGCGAGGATTATTCGACCCTGGAAAGCATCCGGCGCACGGGGGGGCTGGTGCCCGACCAGCACTGGGAAGAGAACTGGCGACGCGTCCAAACCGTTCGGGACATAGCCCGGCGACTCCACATCCGACTGGTCACGTTCCATGCCGGTTTTTTGCCGGAGGATTCCGCGGATCCGGCGTACCAGCGCCTGTTCGACCGGGTGAGCCGGGTGGCGGATTGTTTTGGCGAGGCGGGCATTGGGTTGGCTTTTGAAACCGGCCAGGAAACGGCGGAAACCCTGGCGGAGTTTCTGACGCGCCTGAACCGGCCGCATGTGGGTGTGAACTTCGACCCCGCCAACATGCTGCTGTACGACAAGGGCGATCCGGTGGAGGCGGTGCGGGTGTTGGCGCCCTGGATCCGGCAATGCCATTTGAAGGATGCGCGTCGAACCCGCGTACCGGGCACGTGGGGTGAGGAGGTCGTCCTGGGGACCGGCGAGGTGGACTGGCCGGCGTTCTTCCGCGCGCTGGAGGAAATCGGGTTCGACGGCCCCCTGTGCATTGAACGCGAAGCCGGGGGCCAACGAGTCGAAGACATCCGGGCGGCGCGGGAGTTTGTGGAACGGCTTGTACGCGCCGGGTGA
- a CDS encoding sugar phosphate isomerase/epimerase family protein, with the protein MKAATWIACSAAALVWGAVMTTAAGPIPEDVKIGGFAVGVQAWTFNRFTAFEAVEKAASAGARVIEFYPGQPLAPGSQERWDHNASDEIIARMKEHLARYGVRAVNYGVVHGRDEAEWRRIFEFARKLDLYAVTTEDVDKLDLLERLAREYDIRVGIHNHPRRPNDPNYRVWSPTNVLEMVRNRDPRVGAAADTGHWATSGIVPLQGLRLLSGRIISVHLKDRTAIGRQTTDVPYGAGVVNVAALLDELKRQGFAGNISIEYETKWENNVPDVGQCIGFFRGYATCR; encoded by the coding sequence ATGAAAGCTGCTACCTGGATCGCATGTTCGGCGGCTGCCCTTGTATGGGGCGCAGTCATGACCACAGCGGCGGGTCCCATCCCGGAGGATGTCAAAATTGGCGGGTTCGCCGTCGGTGTTCAGGCATGGACGTTCAACCGGTTCACGGCGTTTGAAGCGGTGGAAAAGGCCGCCTCAGCCGGGGCCAGGGTGATCGAGTTTTATCCGGGCCAACCCCTCGCGCCCGGCAGTCAGGAACGCTGGGACCATAACGCCTCGGATGAGATCATCGCCCGAATGAAGGAACATCTGGCCCGTTACGGCGTGCGCGCCGTCAACTACGGCGTCGTCCACGGGCGCGACGAGGCCGAGTGGCGCCGCATCTTCGAATTTGCCCGCAAACTCGACCTCTACGCCGTGACCACGGAGGATGTGGACAAACTCGATCTGTTGGAGCGCCTGGCCCGCGAATACGACATCCGCGTCGGCATCCATAACCATCCGCGCCGGCCCAACGACCCCAATTACCGGGTCTGGAGTCCGACCAACGTGCTGGAAATGGTCCGGAACCGTGACCCGCGCGTGGGCGCTGCGGCGGACACCGGCCATTGGGCCACCTCCGGCATCGTTCCCCTGCAAGGGCTCCGCCTCCTCTCGGGCCGCATCATCAGCGTACACCTCAAAGACCGCACCGCCATTGGCCGGCAGACCACCGACGTCCCCTACGGCGCCGGCGTGGTCAACGTGGCGGCCCTGCTGGACGAACTGAAACGTCAGGGCTTTGCCGGAAACATCTCCATCGAGTACGAAACCAAGTGGGAAAACAACGTGCCGGACGTGGGACAGTGCATCGGTTTCTTCCGCGGCTACGCCACGTGCCGGTAA
- the thiD gene encoding bifunctional hydroxymethylpyrimidine kinase/phosphomethylpyrimidine kinase, which produces MNSPVTRPIALTVAGSDSGGGAGIQADLKTFAALKVHGTTVITCVTAQNPREVRAVQALRPSMVRAQLEAVCAELPPAAIKTGMLYSASIIQVVARFRFPGDPPLVVDPVMVATSGAPLLRPEAMQVLTRRLLPRATLITPNLPEAELLVGRRLQEVEDLREAARTLRQRYGCAVLIKGGHLGRVESALDLFYDGEQELLLEAPRIAGRHTHGTGCTYAAAITACLARGDSLVRAVQRAKTFVTRAIAGAYRAARHDVLLPGA; this is translated from the coding sequence ATGAACTCCCCGGTTACCCGTCCCATCGCGTTGACCGTGGCCGGCTCCGACAGTGGCGGCGGCGCCGGCATTCAGGCCGACCTCAAAACCTTCGCCGCGCTGAAGGTGCATGGAACCACGGTCATCACCTGTGTGACGGCGCAGAACCCGCGTGAAGTTCGTGCCGTGCAGGCCCTGCGGCCGTCCATGGTCCGCGCGCAACTGGAAGCGGTTTGCGCCGAACTTCCGCCCGCCGCAATCAAGACGGGAATGTTGTATTCGGCGTCCATCATTCAAGTGGTGGCCCGATTTCGCTTCCCCGGAGACCCGCCACTGGTGGTGGATCCGGTGATGGTGGCGACGAGTGGTGCGCCACTGTTGCGGCCGGAGGCCATGCAGGTGTTGACGCGCCGGCTGCTGCCGCGAGCCACCCTCATCACGCCCAACCTGCCGGAGGCCGAGCTGCTGGTGGGGCGCCGGCTTCAGGAGGTGGAAGACCTTCGAGAAGCCGCCCGGACGCTGCGCCAGCGGTACGGATGCGCGGTGTTGATCAAAGGCGGGCATCTGGGCCGGGTCGAATCCGCGCTCGACCTCTTTTACGACGGCGAGCAGGAGCTGCTGTTGGAGGCCCCGAGGATTGCGGGTCGGCACACGCATGGGACCGGTTGCACCTATGCTGCCGCCATCACGGCATGCCTGGCCCGGGGCGATTCGCTGGTGCGGGCCGTGCAGCGGGCCAAAACGTTCGTGACGCGTGCGATTGCCGGAGCGTATCGGGCCGCCCGGCACGACGTGCTGCTACCCGGTGCCTGA
- a CDS encoding prepilin-type N-terminal cleavage/methylation domain-containing protein, which translates to MKADQKPSNWPLLKGDSRARAFSLTELLVTVAVIGLLAALLLPALGRAKARAMRTVCVGNLRQLALTWQIYAQDNNDRLVPNGYGTRGTVGDTRLWVLGATHAAAPEHRATLTNAALLTDPAVSAFAAYLPAAAVYKCPADRLLIDGAAKVRSYALNAYLGWTLPEGGGEFLLSPRHANFRTLAELGSATPSERLQFVDVAPEWLCHSAFGVAMTAVFYQFPTVEHGDASPISFADGHVEVRRWRDPWTFQMARSRFITHLNWAFRPSADLLWLREHASVVTDPSGNTSP; encoded by the coding sequence GTGAAAGCAGATCAAAAGCCGAGCAACTGGCCCCTTTTGAAGGGTGACAGCCGGGCTCGGGCCTTTAGCCTGACGGAATTGCTGGTGACCGTGGCGGTGATCGGCCTGCTGGCGGCGCTGCTGCTGCCGGCCCTGGGCCGGGCCAAGGCACGCGCCATGCGCACGGTGTGTGTCGGGAATCTCCGTCAGCTGGCCCTGACCTGGCAGATATATGCCCAGGACAACAACGACCGTCTGGTCCCGAACGGATACGGAACCCGTGGGACGGTCGGGGACACCCGGCTTTGGGTCCTTGGCGCCACGCATGCCGCCGCGCCCGAGCACCGGGCCACGTTGACCAATGCAGCCCTGTTGACCGATCCCGCGGTGTCGGCCTTTGCGGCGTATCTGCCCGCTGCGGCCGTGTACAAATGCCCGGCCGATCGTCTGCTAATTGACGGCGCGGCCAAGGTACGGTCCTACGCCCTGAACGCCTATCTGGGCTGGACTCTGCCCGAGGGGGGCGGGGAATTCCTGCTGAGCCCGCGTCATGCAAACTTTCGCACCCTTGCGGAACTGGGCTCTGCGACCCCGTCCGAGCGCCTGCAATTCGTGGATGTGGCGCCCGAATGGCTCTGCCATTCTGCGTTCGGCGTGGCGATGACCGCCGTTTTTTATCAGTTCCCCACGGTTGAGCACGGGGACGCTTCCCCGATTTCCTTTGCGGACGGCCACGTGGAAGTCCGTCGCTGGCGCGACCCCTGGACCTTTCAAATGGCCAGGTCGCGATTTATCACACACCTCAACTGGGCCTTCCGGCCCTCGGCAGACCTCCTGTGGCTGCGGGAGCATGCCAGCGTGGTCACGGATCCGTCCGGAAACACTTCTCCATGA
- a CDS encoding class I SAM-dependent methyltransferase — MNWRWLRPWPWVDTRAAFVAATPRGGMLLDLGSSDGETLRHMAELRPDLHFHAVDKAGTPDAYPAGCEFVRADLERDPLPWPDASFDAITCMHLVEHLRSLDLLMNEVARLLKPGGRVYFETPHPKTLQLPSIRSLPRPVRFTLNFYDDPTHIRVVPTVELAGELERRGLVVLGSGISRNWLFALSHWILRWGPPGRKQLTARVHWLGWSAWVAARRPAAAEPPAPAQPGPPDRRPSPP, encoded by the coding sequence ATGAACTGGCGCTGGCTGAGACCCTGGCCCTGGGTCGATACCCGGGCCGCCTTCGTTGCCGCCACCCCGCGCGGCGGGATGCTGCTCGATCTCGGCTCGTCCGACGGTGAAACGCTGCGGCACATGGCCGAATTGCGTCCTGATCTCCACTTCCATGCGGTGGACAAGGCCGGCACACCGGACGCGTATCCGGCAGGCTGCGAATTCGTCCGGGCCGACCTCGAACGCGATCCGCTCCCGTGGCCGGACGCCTCATTTGACGCGATTACCTGCATGCATCTGGTCGAGCACCTCCGTTCGTTGGACCTGCTGATGAATGAAGTGGCGCGCCTGCTCAAACCCGGAGGACGCGTTTACTTCGAAACCCCGCACCCCAAAACGCTCCAACTTCCCTCCATACGCTCGCTGCCCCGGCCGGTTCGCTTCACCCTCAACTTCTACGATGACCCCACGCACATTCGTGTGGTCCCAACGGTCGAACTGGCCGGGGAATTGGAACGACGCGGCCTGGTGGTGCTCGGCTCGGGCATTTCGCGCAACTGGCTGTTTGCGCTGAGCCACTGGATTCTGCGGTGGGGCCCCCCGGGTCGAAAACAGCTCACGGCCCGGGTCCACTGGCTGGGCTGGTCTGCGTGGGTGGCAGCCCGAAGACCCGCCGCGGCGGAACCACCGGCCCCGGCACAGCCCGGCCCACCCGATCGTCGTCCTTCTCCCCCATGA